The following coding sequences lie in one Halomonas sp. 'Soap Lake #6' genomic window:
- a CDS encoding metal-dependent hydrolase family protein, whose product MAEITRRQMIGGAAAVMALFAGLHVPFAIGQQSKAGDGPVLLTNLKLFDGHGGPLRDGVSVRIDNGRIDAILDDGSEAKGEDVIDCGGRVLMPGLIDAHWHTTLAAISQMEAMTADIGYVHLVAAREAERTLMRGVTSVRDVGGPSFALKRAIDEGVVKGPRIFPAGAMISQTSGHGDFRMRHDIPRGSTTPLSEAERQGVAMIADGEAEVLRRTREQLMLGASQIKLMAGGGVASLYDPLDSTQFTERELRAAVEAADDWGTYVMVHVYTPRGIQRALRAGVKSIEHGQLADEESVRMMAGEGAWWSLQPFLQDEDANVYPDAARRESQRQVAEGTVRAYEMAQRFNVKTAWGTDILFNPQNTPNQLRHLAKLTRFYDPLTVLAMATGHNGDLLSLSGPRNPYPGTIGRIEPGALADLLVVDGDPSQRLDFLTDPERNLRMIMKGGRIYKNELTRN is encoded by the coding sequence ATGGCGGAAATCACGCGGCGACAAATGATCGGTGGAGCGGCAGCGGTAATGGCACTTTTTGCAGGGCTTCACGTCCCTTTTGCTATTGGGCAGCAGTCAAAGGCTGGTGATGGCCCCGTACTTTTAACCAATCTAAAGCTTTTTGACGGCCATGGTGGCCCATTGCGCGACGGAGTGTCTGTTCGGATAGATAATGGGCGTATTGACGCGATTCTTGATGATGGGAGTGAAGCGAAAGGAGAAGACGTTATCGACTGCGGTGGTCGCGTCTTGATGCCTGGGTTAATCGATGCGCATTGGCATACAACCTTAGCCGCTATTTCTCAAATGGAGGCAATGACCGCTGATATAGGCTACGTACATCTTGTAGCCGCTAGAGAAGCAGAGCGGACGCTTATGCGTGGTGTCACCTCTGTTCGCGATGTGGGAGGGCCCTCTTTTGCTCTCAAGCGTGCCATTGATGAAGGTGTTGTTAAAGGGCCACGGATATTTCCTGCAGGAGCAATGATTTCGCAAACGTCGGGGCATGGTGATTTTAGAATGCGCCATGACATTCCTCGTGGTAGCACAACGCCGCTAAGCGAAGCAGAGCGACAAGGTGTAGCCATGATTGCTGATGGTGAGGCTGAAGTGCTTCGGCGTACTCGTGAGCAGTTGATGCTAGGCGCTTCTCAAATCAAGCTGATGGCTGGTGGTGGTGTTGCATCACTTTATGACCCGTTAGACAGCACCCAGTTTACCGAGCGGGAGCTGCGTGCCGCGGTTGAAGCTGCTGATGATTGGGGCACCTATGTGATGGTGCATGTGTATACACCCCGAGGCATTCAACGAGCTCTGCGCGCCGGTGTTAAGTCGATCGAACATGGGCAGTTAGCCGATGAAGAGAGCGTGCGAATGATGGCAGGAGAGGGCGCTTGGTGGAGCCTTCAGCCTTTTCTACAAGATGAAGATGCCAATGTTTATCCAGATGCTGCGCGGCGTGAATCCCAACGCCAAGTAGCTGAAGGAACGGTTCGTGCTTATGAAATGGCGCAGCGTTTTAATGTCAAAACTGCCTGGGGGACTGACATTCTCTTTAACCCCCAAAATACACCTAACCAGCTACGCCACTTGGCTAAGTTAACGCGCTTTTATGATCCGCTGACGGTGCTGGCAATGGCGACTGGTCACAACGGCGATTTACTGTCGCTCTCAGGACCACGTAACCCTTATCCAGGCACCATTGGACGTATCGAACCTGGGGCGTTGGCTGATCTATTGGTCGTTGATGGTGATCCAAGCCAACGTCTAGATTTTCTTACCGACCCAGAGCGTAATTTGCGAATGATCATGAAAGGCGGTCGAATTTATAAAAATGAGCTAACCAGAAATTAA
- the lnt gene encoding apolipoprotein N-acyltransferase → MGLMPTFALQLLAALIAGGFTTLTASPFELWWLGPVAIGLLYIGLHTLSPAQAALKGWLYGVALFGSGTSWVYVSIHDYGYTGMPLAVFLTVLFVAVLALFFAGTFWLYRRFFGPRWALLTFTGAWVLGEVLRTYLFTGFPWLLIGSSHVDSPLASWAPIGGVYLLSLLVVLTGTLGAELLRRQWWAVLPLAAIWLAPLALPSHWTTPASEPTRVALLQGNLPQLLKWTPDGQRVAANTYSNLTREVADDVDLILWPETALPMMEHQARPVLERVQSTLPPDVALMTGIVQLDEQNRYFNSVIGVGNVEGSYQKEHLVPFGEYLPLESVLRGAINFFDLPMSSFTKGASAQTPMQAAGVSIGNAICYEIIYPQLVARRAVDSEVIVTVSNDTWFGASIGPHQHLQMARLRALENGRYVVRATSNGITAIINPRGELVDRAPQFETTFLTGEFYAMDGLTPFTRTGSWPAWLLAGLLLLPGLARRR, encoded by the coding sequence ATGGGGTTGATGCCCACTTTTGCGCTACAGCTGCTGGCTGCCCTTATTGCAGGCGGATTTACCACGCTAACCGCCTCGCCCTTTGAGCTATGGTGGCTAGGACCAGTGGCTATTGGTCTTTTATATATTGGCCTGCACACGTTAAGCCCTGCACAAGCTGCACTGAAAGGCTGGCTATATGGCGTGGCACTGTTTGGTAGCGGGACTTCTTGGGTATATGTCTCTATTCATGATTATGGCTATACCGGCATGCCTCTCGCAGTGTTTCTTACCGTACTGTTCGTGGCAGTATTAGCGCTCTTTTTTGCAGGCACTTTTTGGCTCTATCGGCGTTTCTTTGGCCCCCGCTGGGCGCTACTTACCTTTACGGGCGCCTGGGTCTTAGGGGAGGTGCTACGCACTTACCTGTTTACCGGCTTTCCATGGCTCCTGATAGGATCTAGCCATGTCGACTCACCGCTCGCCAGTTGGGCTCCTATCGGTGGTGTTTACCTACTTTCACTCCTTGTTGTATTAACAGGTACTTTAGGGGCAGAGCTACTGCGCCGCCAGTGGTGGGCTGTACTGCCCCTGGCTGCTATCTGGCTCGCCCCACTTGCCCTACCCAGCCACTGGACCACACCAGCTAGCGAGCCTACCCGTGTCGCGTTATTACAAGGCAATCTACCTCAGTTGCTAAAATGGACGCCTGATGGCCAGCGAGTGGCGGCCAATACCTACAGCAATTTAACCCGCGAAGTTGCCGACGACGTTGACCTCATCCTGTGGCCTGAAACTGCGCTACCTATGATGGAGCACCAAGCCAGACCTGTACTTGAACGGGTTCAGTCAACCCTTCCGCCAGATGTCGCCTTAATGACCGGCATCGTTCAGTTAGATGAGCAAAATCGTTACTTTAATAGCGTGATTGGGGTCGGCAATGTGGAAGGCAGCTACCAAAAAGAGCACCTGGTGCCCTTTGGTGAATATCTTCCGCTAGAGAGTGTATTACGTGGCGCTATCAACTTCTTCGACTTACCTATGTCGAGCTTTACTAAAGGCGCTTCCGCACAGACACCCATGCAGGCTGCGGGCGTTAGCATTGGTAACGCTATTTGCTATGAAATCATTTACCCACAGCTAGTGGCGCGCCGAGCGGTAGATAGCGAGGTTATTGTCACTGTCTCTAACGACACCTGGTTTGGCGCTTCTATAGGGCCGCACCAGCACTTACAAATGGCTCGCCTGCGTGCGCTTGAAAATGGCCGCTATGTAGTACGTGCTACTAGCAATGGTATTACCGCAATTATTAACCCAAGAGGCGAACTCGTTGATCGCGCTCCACAGTTCGAAACCACCTTTTTAACCGGTGAATTCTACGCCATGGATGGGTTAACACCATTTACCCGCACCGGCAGCTGGCCTGCATGGTTACTAGCCGGCTTACTACTGTTGCCAGGTTTAGCTCGTCGGCGCTAA
- a CDS encoding HlyC/CorC family transporter, with amino-acid sequence MSEDRSSNPNQKSWLEKLFGALSGDNDEPSSRDELMTFLRHTAGKLKLDQDAIMIIEGALEISDQQVREILIPRSQVSAIALDQTSDGYLPLIQETGHSRYPVIGENLDDIKGILLVKDLLPLLSQSQEHRDAFKLEDVLRPAMFIPESKRLNSLLKEFRDTHNHMAVVVDEYGGTAGIVTIEDILEQIVGDIEDEHDTDEEDDIRMLENGHFAIRALTPIEDFNERFGTEFSDGEFDTVGGLVMQQFGHLPGRGEHTCFGGWRFVVLNADNRRIRLLEAYPDKNSDSEETGNN; translated from the coding sequence ATGAGCGAAGACAGATCGAGCAACCCTAATCAAAAATCCTGGCTCGAGAAACTCTTTGGCGCCCTTTCTGGAGACAATGACGAACCCAGCTCACGAGATGAGCTGATGACGTTTTTACGCCACACCGCAGGCAAACTGAAGCTTGACCAGGATGCCATTATGATTATTGAGGGCGCACTCGAAATTAGCGACCAACAGGTCCGTGAAATTCTCATTCCACGCTCTCAGGTCTCAGCGATTGCACTTGATCAAACCAGCGATGGCTATCTGCCGCTCATTCAGGAAACCGGCCACTCACGTTATCCAGTCATTGGTGAGAACCTTGACGATATTAAAGGCATTTTACTAGTTAAAGACCTGCTTCCCCTGCTTTCTCAGTCCCAAGAGCATCGTGATGCTTTTAAGCTGGAAGATGTGCTGCGTCCCGCTATGTTTATCCCTGAGTCTAAACGCCTGAATAGCCTGCTCAAAGAGTTTCGTGACACCCATAACCACATGGCGGTTGTAGTGGACGAATACGGTGGTACCGCAGGCATTGTGACTATTGAGGATATTCTGGAACAAATTGTCGGAGACATTGAGGATGAACACGATACGGATGAAGAGGACGATATCCGTATGCTGGAAAATGGTCACTTTGCTATTCGCGCCTTAACCCCCATTGAAGACTTTAACGAACGCTTTGGCACCGAGTTCTCTGATGGCGAGTTCGATACCGTTGGCGGTCTGGTCATGCAGCAGTTCGGCCACTTACCTGGTCGTGGCGAGCATACTTGTTTTGGCGGTTGGCGTTTTGTGGTACTCAATGCCGACAATCGCCGTATCCGCTTACTTGAAGCGTATCCAGATAAGAACTCAGACAGCGAAGAGACAGGCAACAACTAG
- the ybeY gene encoding rRNA maturation RNase YbeY produces the protein MSDIIIDRQIAIDEQQLPTLEQLTHWVGCVFSRHPDDERKELTIRFVDNSESQALNRDYRGKDKPTNVLSFPFENPPGIDLPLLGDLIICHAVVAQEASEQQKSLTHHYAHMVIHGTLHLMGYDHIDEQEAEEMEQLERELLATLDIPDPYHA, from the coding sequence ATGAGCGATATCATCATTGATCGCCAAATCGCAATTGATGAGCAGCAGTTGCCCACTCTTGAGCAGCTCACCCACTGGGTGGGCTGCGTATTTTCGCGCCATCCAGACGATGAACGTAAAGAGCTGACTATTCGCTTCGTAGATAATAGCGAAAGCCAAGCGCTTAACCGGGACTATCGCGGCAAGGACAAGCCTACTAATGTGCTCTCTTTTCCCTTCGAGAACCCACCTGGCATTGACCTCCCCCTGCTAGGCGACCTGATTATTTGCCACGCAGTCGTTGCCCAAGAAGCCAGCGAGCAGCAAAAGTCACTTACTCATCACTATGCCCATATGGTAATTCACGGCACCCTGCATTTAATGGGGTACGACCATATTGATGAACAGGAAGCGGAGGAGATGGAGCAGCTTGAACGTGAGCTGTTAGCTACGTTGGACATTCCTGATCCTTATCATGCATAA
- a CDS encoding PhoH family protein, whose amino-acid sequence MSQPSPQANRIITLSLEPNDPQRLASLCGQQDEHLKLIESRLDVTLRNRGNIFQLAGAANRIKAAANVLEHLYRETAAEELEADTVHLFLQESGLEALEEEDDGESSGDEVVMRTPRTMIKPRGLNQQRYVQSIREHDINFGIGPAGTGKTYLAVAAAVEALNQQEVRRILLVRPAVEAGEKLGFLPGDLAQKIDPYLRPLYDALYEMIGFEQVAKLIERQVIEIAPLAYMRGRTLNNSYIILDESQNTTPEQMKMFLTRIGFGSTAVITGDITQVDLPRGQRSGLSQVLDVLKETPGIGVTHFAAKDVVRHPLVQRIIEAYDEFESQQEVEERARRETRQQEREARIQYRDTYERSSGHSGNAS is encoded by the coding sequence TTGAGCCAGCCATCACCTCAGGCCAATCGCATTATCACCCTAAGCCTTGAACCCAATGACCCGCAGCGGCTTGCTAGCCTATGCGGCCAACAGGACGAGCATCTAAAGCTGATTGAGAGCCGCCTGGACGTGACATTGCGCAATCGGGGCAATATCTTCCAACTGGCCGGTGCAGCCAACCGTATTAAAGCCGCCGCTAACGTACTTGAACATCTTTACCGCGAAACTGCGGCAGAGGAGCTTGAGGCCGATACGGTTCACCTATTCCTTCAAGAGTCTGGCCTGGAAGCGCTAGAGGAAGAGGACGATGGCGAAAGCAGTGGCGACGAGGTAGTGATGCGCACTCCGCGCACCATGATCAAGCCCCGGGGGTTGAACCAGCAGCGCTATGTGCAGAGCATCCGCGAGCACGATATCAACTTCGGCATTGGGCCTGCCGGTACTGGTAAAACGTATCTGGCTGTTGCCGCCGCCGTGGAAGCACTTAACCAGCAGGAAGTTCGCCGTATTCTACTCGTACGTCCGGCGGTCGAGGCGGGTGAAAAGCTCGGCTTTTTACCCGGTGATCTTGCCCAGAAAATCGACCCCTACCTACGCCCGCTGTATGACGCGCTGTACGAGATGATCGGTTTTGAACAGGTTGCCAAACTGATTGAGCGGCAGGTGATTGAGATTGCACCGCTGGCCTATATGCGTGGACGTACGCTGAATAACTCATACATTATTCTGGATGAGAGCCAGAACACCACGCCGGAACAGATGAAAATGTTCCTAACCCGAATTGGCTTTGGCTCAACAGCGGTAATTACCGGCGATATAACCCAGGTGGACCTCCCCCGTGGGCAACGCTCAGGTTTATCTCAGGTGCTGGACGTGCTGAAAGAGACGCCTGGGATTGGGGTTACCCACTTTGCCGCCAAAGATGTGGTACGGCATCCGCTGGTACAACGCATTATCGAAGCCTATGACGAGTTTGAGTCCCAGCAGGAAGTGGAAGAGCGCGCTCGTCGCGAGACCCGCCAGCAGGAGCGTGAAGCACGCATTCAGTACCGCGATACTTATGAGCGCTCTTCTGGCCATTCAGGGAACGCATCATAA
- the miaB gene encoding tRNA (N6-isopentenyl adenosine(37)-C2)-methylthiotransferase MiaB, with amino-acid sequence MAKKLFIKTHGCQMNEYDSSRMADLLGESHQLELTDNEKEADVILLNTCSIREKAQDKVYHQLGRWKKLKDANPNLVIGVGGCVASQEGEALRKRAPFVDMIFGPQTLHRVPKMLDARNNNQIAAVDVTFPEIEKFDHLPQPKSDGATAFVSIMEGCSKYCTFCVVPYTRGEEVSRPFEAVMDEVIHLADQGVREINLLGQNVNAYRGSNDDGDEIDLAELIACVAAVDGIDRIRFTTSHPVEFTDSLVDAFADIPELVSHLHLPVQSGSDRILSAMKRGHTAEEYIEKMERIRANRPDISFSSDFIIGFPGETEEDFEATMDLIHRIGFDHSFSFVYSARPGTPASGLADDTPESVKKQRLAILQERILQQAAHISRRMVGSTQRILVSGFSPRDPGQLSGRTENNRVVNFRAANPTELIGYFVDVEITEALPNSLRGELVSAERY; translated from the coding sequence ATGGCGAAGAAGCTTTTCATCAAAACGCACGGCTGCCAAATGAACGAGTATGACTCCTCGCGTATGGCGGACCTACTCGGCGAATCTCATCAGCTGGAATTGACCGATAACGAGAAAGAAGCAGATGTCATTCTGCTGAACACCTGCTCGATTCGCGAAAAGGCGCAGGATAAGGTCTACCATCAGTTGGGCCGCTGGAAAAAGCTTAAAGACGCCAACCCCAACCTAGTTATTGGTGTAGGTGGCTGTGTGGCTAGCCAGGAAGGCGAAGCACTGCGTAAACGCGCACCTTTTGTGGATATGATTTTCGGCCCGCAAACGCTCCACCGCGTGCCAAAGATGCTTGACGCCCGCAACAATAACCAGATTGCAGCGGTGGATGTCACCTTCCCCGAAATCGAAAAGTTTGACCACTTGCCACAGCCAAAGTCTGATGGCGCGACGGCATTCGTTTCAATCATGGAAGGCTGCTCGAAATACTGCACCTTCTGCGTAGTGCCTTACACTCGTGGCGAAGAAGTATCCCGGCCTTTTGAGGCAGTGATGGATGAAGTCATTCACCTAGCTGATCAAGGTGTGCGTGAAATCAACCTATTGGGGCAAAACGTCAACGCTTACCGTGGTAGTAATGACGACGGTGATGAGATTGATCTTGCCGAGCTGATTGCCTGCGTGGCTGCGGTAGACGGCATAGATCGTATCCGCTTTACCACCTCGCACCCGGTGGAGTTCACCGACAGTTTGGTGGACGCCTTTGCCGATATTCCAGAGCTGGTCAGCCACCTGCATCTGCCGGTGCAATCTGGGTCAGATCGTATACTTAGCGCTATGAAGCGTGGCCACACTGCCGAAGAGTACATTGAAAAAATGGAGCGGATTCGTGCTAACCGCCCTGACATCAGTTTCTCTTCTGACTTTATTATCGGCTTCCCCGGCGAAACCGAAGAGGATTTCGAGGCGACGATGGACCTGATCCACCGTATCGGCTTTGATCACTCTTTCAGCTTTGTTTACTCAGCTCGCCCAGGTACGCCAGCATCCGGCTTGGCGGACGATACGCCGGAAAGCGTTAAGAAACAGCGCCTAGCTATTTTACAGGAGCGCATTCTTCAGCAAGCAGCACACATTAGCCGGCGCATGGTAGGCAGCACCCAGCGGATTCTGGTGTCTGGCTTCTCCCCAAGAGACCCAGGCCAGCTCTCAGGGCGCACCGAAAACAATCGCGTGGTTAACTTCCGTGCGGCCAACCCTACCGAGCTGATCGGCTACTTTGTCGACGTAGAAATTACCGAAGCGCTGCCCAATTCGCTGCGTGGTGAACTCGTTTCTGCTGAGCGTTATTAA
- a CDS encoding metalloregulator ArsR/SmtB family transcription factor: MGKAASLQALQVFKCLSDETRLMLVLLIAKEQSLCVCEMTYALEESQPKVSRHLAQLRQCGLLSDQREGQWVHYRLAPELPEWAQTIINAAAVGSAVRVDELHRRLAKMGDRPARRAALC, from the coding sequence GTGGGTAAAGCGGCTAGCCTGCAAGCATTGCAGGTGTTTAAGTGTTTAAGCGACGAAACGCGCTTGATGCTGGTTCTCTTGATTGCTAAGGAGCAGTCGCTGTGCGTCTGTGAGATGACTTATGCACTGGAAGAGTCGCAGCCGAAAGTGTCGCGTCATTTGGCTCAGTTGCGTCAGTGTGGGCTGCTGAGCGATCAGCGGGAAGGGCAATGGGTGCACTACCGCTTGGCGCCTGAGCTGCCGGAGTGGGCGCAAACTATTATCAACGCTGCTGCTGTGGGTAGTGCGGTGCGTGTAGATGAGCTCCACCGGCGACTCGCTAAAATGGGGGATCGGCCAGCGCGTCGAGCTGCGCTCTGTTAG
- a CDS encoding carboxy terminal-processing peptidase, whose protein sequence is MSLFATLSRSVALAVMLVITSPAALAQLVPTDEQRQAAVEIADSLRYGHYADITFDEQWSQEAFQRYLDILDGQRSYLLSRDIEPYRHLEDSMAEMLFEGNLDDAFELYNRLSERHIARLEWLLERLDEGLSFEFESDERLEIDREDAPWATRDSELDELWRKRLKNDALTLALTDQDDEQIEANLRQRYEGQLKRIRQTEPEDVFGLLMASVSSTIDPHTGYLSPRQGESFDIQMSLSLEGIGALLQADGEYVKVSSLVPGGPADRAGVLEPADRIIAVGQEDGEMVNVIGMRLDNVVDLIRGPKGSVVRLDVVPAQAVDMTRSQIVEITRDTVSLEDQAASSEIIEVLRDDEPHRIGVISIPTFYVDFDAWQAGEEGYRSTTRDVAREIQNLKKEGIEGIVLDLSNNGGGALQEANSLIGLFIDRGPTVQVRDAQGRIQLYGDTEAGTLYDGPLTVLVNRLSASASEIFAGAIQDYGRGIIVGSPTFGKGTVQTLNDLSHGQIKLTRAKFYRISGDSTQNRGVEPDITFPSLIDPDRIGESSLDNALGWDTVQNVQYRRYGSPEDVLATLITQHKTRAEQNPNFRYLERQSTLARQLREQHTSVSLNREQRQRELDAQEAEQLSLENQRRRALGLSELEEWMDARGDGSESDTTDEDDNNDEMPVDRAHVLEAAEILLDYAHLQNIQRMARR, encoded by the coding sequence ATGAGCTTGTTTGCAACGCTTTCGCGCTCGGTCGCCCTTGCCGTGATGCTGGTAATTACCAGCCCGGCAGCGCTGGCGCAACTTGTGCCGACCGACGAACAACGCCAAGCGGCAGTGGAAATTGCGGACTCGCTCCGTTACGGCCACTATGCTGATATTACCTTCGACGAGCAGTGGTCTCAGGAAGCTTTCCAGCGCTACCTAGACATCTTAGATGGCCAACGGAGCTACCTTCTAAGCCGTGATATCGAGCCCTACCGTCATTTGGAAGACAGCATGGCGGAAATGCTGTTCGAGGGCAATCTAGACGATGCCTTTGAGCTTTATAACCGCTTGAGTGAACGGCATATCGCACGTCTTGAATGGCTCCTTGAGCGCCTGGATGAAGGACTCTCCTTCGAGTTTGAAAGCGATGAACGCCTGGAAATTGATCGCGAGGACGCACCCTGGGCCACCCGCGACAGCGAGCTGGATGAGCTATGGCGTAAGCGGTTGAAAAATGATGCTCTCACATTGGCCTTAACAGACCAGGACGATGAGCAAATTGAAGCTAATTTACGCCAGCGCTATGAAGGGCAGCTCAAGCGTATTCGCCAAACAGAACCTGAAGATGTCTTCGGGCTATTGATGGCTTCAGTTTCCAGCACCATCGACCCTCATACCGGCTACCTCTCCCCCCGCCAGGGTGAGTCTTTTGATATTCAAATGAGCCTCTCCCTGGAAGGTATTGGCGCGCTACTACAAGCCGATGGCGAATACGTCAAAGTATCCAGCCTAGTGCCCGGCGGCCCTGCCGACCGTGCAGGTGTGCTGGAACCTGCCGACCGCATTATTGCTGTTGGCCAAGAAGATGGTGAGATGGTCAACGTTATAGGCATGCGCCTGGATAACGTGGTGGATCTGATTCGCGGCCCGAAAGGCTCCGTGGTTCGCCTTGATGTAGTTCCCGCCCAAGCAGTAGATATGACCCGCTCGCAGATTGTCGAAATTACTCGCGATACGGTCAGCCTGGAGGATCAAGCGGCCAGTAGCGAAATAATCGAAGTACTGCGCGACGACGAACCTCACCGCATCGGTGTTATTAGCATTCCTACATTTTATGTGGATTTTGATGCCTGGCAAGCCGGTGAAGAGGGGTACCGCAGCACTACCCGCGATGTTGCTCGCGAGATACAAAACCTCAAAAAAGAGGGTATTGAAGGCATTGTGCTTGACCTGAGCAACAACGGCGGTGGCGCACTACAGGAAGCCAACTCACTAATTGGCCTATTTATTGATCGCGGCCCTACCGTACAGGTACGTGACGCCCAAGGGCGCATTCAGCTCTACGGCGACACGGAGGCAGGAACACTCTACGATGGCCCGTTGACCGTACTGGTAAACCGTCTTTCTGCCTCTGCCTCGGAAATCTTCGCAGGTGCAATTCAGGACTATGGTCGCGGCATCATCGTGGGCTCCCCTACCTTTGGTAAAGGCACGGTACAAACCCTAAACGACTTGAGCCATGGCCAGATTAAGCTAACCCGCGCCAAGTTCTACCGCATTTCCGGCGACAGCACCCAGAACCGTGGCGTTGAGCCGGATATCACCTTCCCAAGCTTAATCGACCCCGATCGCATTGGCGAAAGCAGCCTGGATAACGCACTCGGCTGGGATACAGTACAAAACGTTCAGTACCGCCGCTACGGCTCCCCTGAGGACGTCCTAGCCACACTGATTACACAGCACAAAACCCGAGCTGAGCAGAACCCCAATTTCCGCTACCTTGAGCGCCAGTCTACGCTTGCCCGTCAACTACGCGAGCAGCATACCAGCGTGAGCCTGAACCGCGAACAGCGCCAGCGTGAGCTAGATGCTCAGGAAGCAGAGCAACTATCCCTTGAAAACCAACGCCGACGCGCCCTGGGCCTATCGGAGTTAGAAGAGTGGATGGATGCTAGAGGCGACGGCAGCGAGTCTGACACTACTGACGAGGACGATAACAACGATGAAATGCCCGTTGACCGTGCTCACGTGCTAGAAGCCGCCGAAATTCTACTTGATTATGCTCACCTGCAAAATATACAGCGAATGGCCAGACGCTAA
- a CDS encoding M18 family aminopeptidase — MSEAFNAERLTRLCDFLRQSPTPWHATRCMSQRLEQAGFLHLDEMANWQLEPGKRYYVTRNDSSVIAFQLPDSKLTSLRMLGAHTDSPGLHLKPNATQYAAGWLQLGVQVYGGVLLSPWFDRDLGLAGRVHVRHADGRLESVLLNVDRPIAMIPSLAIHMDRDVNAGRVINPQTQMSPVLLQSDTSQLNDLIGQWLEEQHGLRAVEVVDFELGFYDVQPPSLVGLHQELVASARLDNLLSCFVGLEALLECDASQGALLVANDHEEVGSASACGAQGPFLGDVLKRLNAQVGGGSEESLIQLIQSSLMISCDNAHALHPNFQDKHDERHGPAINGGPVIKVNASQRYATNSVTGALFRDVCREAGVPVQTFVTRADMGCGSTIGPITATEVGVPTIDVGLPQWAMHSIRETAGTKDVDYLTQALTVFLNRHTLR, encoded by the coding sequence ATGTCCGAAGCTTTCAACGCAGAACGTTTAACGCGGCTATGTGATTTTCTGCGCCAGTCGCCTACACCATGGCATGCAACACGCTGTATGTCGCAGCGTTTAGAGCAAGCGGGCTTTCTGCATTTAGATGAGATGGCGAACTGGCAGCTGGAGCCAGGAAAGCGCTACTACGTGACGCGTAACGACTCTTCTGTTATTGCCTTCCAGTTGCCTGATAGCAAGTTAACCAGTCTGCGTATGTTGGGTGCTCATACTGATAGTCCAGGACTGCACTTGAAGCCTAACGCTACTCAGTATGCAGCAGGCTGGTTGCAGTTAGGGGTGCAGGTGTATGGTGGGGTCCTGTTGTCTCCTTGGTTTGATCGTGACTTGGGCCTGGCGGGCCGAGTTCATGTGCGTCATGCCGATGGGCGTTTAGAAAGCGTGTTGTTAAATGTTGATCGCCCGATTGCGATGATCCCCAGTTTGGCCATACATATGGATCGCGATGTGAATGCTGGGCGGGTGATTAACCCGCAAACCCAGATGTCGCCGGTGCTGCTGCAGAGTGATACTTCTCAGCTAAACGATCTGATTGGTCAGTGGCTTGAGGAGCAGCATGGCCTGCGTGCCGTAGAAGTAGTGGATTTTGAGCTGGGTTTCTATGATGTTCAGCCGCCGTCGTTGGTTGGCCTGCATCAGGAGTTGGTTGCTAGTGCCCGGCTGGATAATCTGTTGTCCTGCTTTGTTGGGTTAGAAGCGTTGCTTGAGTGTGATGCAAGCCAGGGGGCTTTGCTGGTTGCAAATGACCACGAAGAGGTGGGTAGTGCTAGTGCTTGTGGTGCCCAGGGGCCGTTTTTAGGCGATGTGCTCAAGCGTTTAAATGCTCAAGTGGGAGGAGGCTCTGAAGAGTCGCTGATTCAGTTGATTCAGTCCTCGTTGATGATCTCCTGCGATAATGCCCACGCATTGCATCCAAACTTTCAGGATAAGCATGATGAACGCCATGGTCCTGCAATTAACGGCGGTCCTGTTATTAAAGTGAACGCTAGTCAGCGCTATGCCACTAACAGTGTCACGGGGGCGCTGTTCCGTGACGTGTGCCGTGAAGCAGGCGTGCCGGTGCAGACGTTCGTGACTCGGGCGGACATGGGGTGTGGTAGCACGATTGGGCCAATTACCGCGACGGAAGTGGGTGTGCCAACGATTGATGTTGGGCTTCCGCAGTGGGCGATGCACTCCATTCGTGAGACTGCAGGTACAAAAGATGTCGATTACCTAACTCAGGCGCTAACGGTGTTCTTGAACCGCCATACGCTGCGCTAG